In Aspergillus luchuensis IFO 4308 DNA, chromosome 1, nearly complete sequence, the following are encoded in one genomic region:
- a CDS encoding spherulation-specific family 4 protein (CAZy:GH135;~COG:S;~EggNog:ENOG410PRJ3;~InterPro:IPR021986;~PFAM:PF12138;~TransMembrane:1 (i20-43o)), whose product MGQGEHVRDRRCLQSRRSRLILAILVFIALLAVVIPPAVVLTLHKFTMGPKASVFVPLYVYPAPGAWDPLEKVISSHPDVNFTVVVNPGSGPGPNALPDGNYTREIPKLASYGNVRLLGYVATTYAQRNFSLVRRDIETYAAWPTNSSNPNLAVRGIFFDETPQQYENNTLAYLQDLTAVVKTTAGLGPDHYVVHNPGTIPDARYLPTADSTVVFEATYETFLERQGAKLFKEIPNSTRSQLCAVVHSVPDSVEGHKFRDLVKQVRKVADEIFITHLDTDYYASFGSQWEEFVELMARS is encoded by the exons ATGGGGCAAGGGGAACACGTGAGAGACCGGCGCTGCCTGCAAAGTCGGCGCTCGCGACTCATTCTGGCAATCCTTGTATTCATTGCCCTTCTCGCCGTCGTCATACCACCAGCAGTGGTGTTGACCCTACACAAATTCACCATGGGCCCTAAAGCGTCAGTTTTCGTACCGCTCTACGTCTACCCTGCACCGGGAGCATGGGATCCCTTAGAGAAGGT GATCTCTTCTCATCCCGACGTCAACTTCACCGTCGTGGTCAATCCTGGTAGTGGTCCAGGGCCCAACGCCTTGCCCGATGGCAATTACACACGAGAGATACCCAAGCTGGCGTCTTATGGCAATGTGCGCCTCCTGGGCTATGTTGCTACCACGTACGCGCAGCGCAACTTCTCGTTGGTGCGGCGGGACATTGAGACCTATGCGGCGTGGCCGACCAACAGTTCGAACCCCAATCTAGCGGTTCGGGGTATATTTTTCGACGAAACCCCCCAGCAATACGAAAACAATACCTTGGCCTACCTCCAAGATCTGACTGCTGTCGTGAAGACGACCGCCGGCCTGGGTCCGGACCATTAT GTCGTCCACAATCCCGGCACGATTCCTGATGCCCGCTACTTGCCGACGGCTGATTCGACTGTGGTCTTTGAGGCAACCTACGAGACGTTCTTGGAGCGTCAAGGGGCTAAGCTGTTTAAGGAGATCCCGAATAGTACTCGCAGCCAGCTGTGCGCCGTGGTCCACTCGGTGCCGGACAGCGTGGAAGGGCACAAATTCCGAGACCTGGTGAAGCAAGTGCGCAAGGTCGCAGATGAGATTTTCATCACTCATCTGGATACAGATTATTATGCGAGCTTTGGAAGCCAATGGGAGGAATTTGTGGAACTAATGGCTCGATCGTGA